A DNA window from Candidatus Acidiferrales bacterium contains the following coding sequences:
- a CDS encoding alpha-amylase/4-alpha-glucanotransferase domain-containing protein, producing SDEWQGLRVTVEVDKPLTLWRFPIETVSLSESGFERVYQSSVVFLHSKVKIEKEYSLEFRLSIGRLR from the coding sequence TATCGGATGAATGGCAAGGGTTGAGAGTGACGGTTGAAGTCGACAAACCGCTCACATTGTGGCGATTCCCCATTGAGACCGTTTCCCTCTCCGAGTCGGGCTTCGAGAGAGTGTACCAAAGTTCGGTCGTCTTCCTGCATTCCAAAGTGAAAATTGAAAAGGAATACTCGCTCGAATTTAGACTTTCAATAGGGAGATTAAGATAA